The sequence GCTCGATGGTCTGATGCAGCGGCTGAATCAGGCCAACCAGACCATCGCCCAGGCCGAGGCCAATTACCGTCAAGCTCAGGCTCTGGTCGGAACGGCGCGGGCCGGCTTTTTCCCGACGGTGGGTGCGTCCTCGGGGCTGACCCGATCCGGAGGTGGTTCATCTTCGAGTGCCACCACGGTGGGCAACCAATACGCGCTCAGTGGTAGCGTGAGCTGGGAGCCAGATCTTTGGGGGCGCGTGCGGCGCGAGCTGGAGTCCAGCCGTGCCAGCGAAACGGCCAGCGCGGCGGATCTGGCCTCGACCCGGCTGTCGGCCCAGGCCGCCCTGGCGCAAAACTACCTGCAGGTCCGCGTGCTGGATGAGCAGAAGCGTTTGCTCCAGGCAACGGTGCAGGCCTATGAGCGCTCGCTCACGTTGACCCGCAATCGTTATGAGGCGGGCGTGGCCGGCAAGGCCGATGTGGCGGTGGCGCAGACGCAGCTGGAAAGCACGCGCGCGCAATCGCTGGATCTGGATTGGCAACGCGGCCAATATGAAAACGCGATTGCCGTATTGATTGGTACGGCGCCCTCGCAGTTCTCATTGGCGGTGGCACCTTTTACCCAGCAATTGCCGCAGATCCCGGTAGGTTTGCCCGCCGCGTTGTTGCAGCGCCGCCCGGATGTCGCCGCGGCCGAGCGGCGTGCCGCGGCCGCCAATGCCGAGATCGGCGTAGCCACGGCAGCCTGGTTTCCTGATCTGACCTTGTCTGCATCGGGTGGTTTTCGCAGCGGGCAATTCGCTGACTGGTTGACTGCACCGGCTCGCTTCTGGTCGCTAGGTCCGGCGCTGGCGCTGACGATTTTCGATGGCGGCGCCCGCGAGGCGCAGATTGCGTCGGCGCGCGCCAGCTATGACGCCCAGGCAGCGGCTTACCGGCTGTCGGTGCTTACCGCACTGCGCGAGGTTGAGGACTATCTGGTGCAGTTGCGCGTCATGGAGCAGGAACAGCAAGTGCAGCGTCGCGCGCTGGAGTCTGCGCGCGAGTCCATGCGCCTGACGCGCAACCAGTACGAGGCCGGGCTCGTGGACTATCTGAGCGTGGCCGTGGTCGAGGCCACCGCCTTGTCCAGCGAGCGCAATGCCATCAGCTTGCTGGGCAATCGTTTGATCGCCAGTGTGCAACTGGTCGCCGCGCTGGGCGGCGGCTGGGATGGCCTGACGCCGACCGAATCCGGCCCGCCGGGCCGGCCCTGAAGTCGCTGTCAGGGATAGACGACGCTGTACTGCACGAAGGTGAGCAGTTTGCCGGCGTGCAGTGGGTTGGCCGTGGTCCGGATGTAGCGCGCCAGGTAGCGCAGGGTGGCAGTCTTGGTCGTGTTGCCCGACAGCGGAACGCTTTGCGCGTTCTGCTCTTGGACCGGTTGGCCCAGTTTGATGACGCTGCCATTCAGATTGGTCAACTGTATCTGGACGTTGTTGAACAGGATGGCCTGGCTGCGATCGGGGATGCTGCTGGGGATACCGGTAGGCAGCACCTCGTTATAGGCCATCAGATTGCCCGTGCCGTAGTCGGTGGTGGCACCCGGTTCGAAGTAGGCGTTTACTGTACCGCTCAACGAGTCGGGGCAATCTGAAATCCGGATGGCAAAAGGCGTTGCACCGGCCGTGCTGTTGATCTCCTTGAGGGCCAGCGGGCCGATACGAGGCAAGGTCACCACAAGGTCATGCGGCGGATCTTTGCTGTCGATCTTGCAGGTCTGGTCGGTGATCTCGCCCGTGATGGTGATGGTGCCATCGACGGCTTGCGCAGCGGGCGCGATGCACAGGGCCGCCATCAGCCAGACGCCGCGTGTTTGTAGACGAGTTGCGGGGGCTAGGTTCAAGAAGCGATTCCTTCATGTCGCGAGTGACCAGATGCAGATTTCACCGCAGCGTGGCTTCGGAAGGGGCCGAGGATGGCGTCAGTTCCGGCCCCAACGAGGTGTGTGCTGCCGGCGGAATAAGATCATCGGCATGGAGCCCCGCCATGGTCAGGGATATACGATGGAGTATTGGACGTAACTCACCAATTTTCCCGCGCTGATGGCGCTGCTGCCGGTCTTGATATAGCGCGCCAGATACTGCAGGGTGGCCTTGTTGTTGGTGATGGTCGTGTCCTGTGCCGCCTGTGAGGCTTCGGGTTGACCCACCTTGATGGTCGTGCCCGTCGGGTTGGCCAATTGGATCTGCACATTGTTGAAGACGGTCGCGCCTGTGCGATCCGGGATGCTGGATGCGGCATTGGTTTGCGCATTGGCTTCGGTGTAGGCGATGAGATTGCCTGTGCCGTAATCCGTCGTTGAGCCGGATTCAAAGAAGGCTTTGACCTTCTGGTTGTTCAAGGTTTGCGGGCAATCGGTGAGTTGGATGATAAAAGGCGTGGCGCCCGCGGTGTCATGGGTGTTTTTGAGCGCTTTGGTGCCAATCTTGGGCAGGTTGACGATCAGATTGTGCGGCGGGTCGG comes from Bordetella holmesii ATCC 51541 and encodes:
- a CDS encoding efflux transporter, outer membrane factor (OMF) lipo, NodT family protein produces the protein MPLALAVLLAGCAVGPDYKRPEIDVGVSFKEGQQTVPGWRQAQPADGVVRGQWWSIYGDPVLDGLMQRLNQANQTIAQAEANYRQAQALVGTARAGFFPTVGASSGLTRSGGGSSSSATTVGNQYALSGSVSWEPDLWGRVRRELESSRASETASAADLASTRLSAQAALAQNYLQVRVLDEQKRLLQATVQAYERSLTLTRNRYEAGVAGKADVAVAQTQLESTRAQSLDLDWQRGQYENAIAVLIGTAPSQFSLAVAPFTQQLPQIPVGLPAALLQRRPDVAAAERRAAAANAEIGVATAAWFPDLTLSASGGFRSGQFADWLTAPARFWSLGPALALTIFDGGAREAQIASARASYDAQAAAYRLSVLTALREVEDYLVQLRVMEQEQQVQRRALESARESMRLTRNQYEAGLVDYLSVAVVEATALSSERNAISLLGNRLIASVQLVAALGGGWDGLTPTESGPPGRP
- a CDS encoding fimbrial family protein, with protein sequence MQSAIRNPQSAIRNPQSAIRNPQSAIECVKYVAATLAIMGMMPTPARAVDGTITINGEITDQTCKINNADPPHNLIVNLPKIGTKALKNTHDTAGATPFIIQLTDCPQTLNNQKVKAFFESGSTTDYGTGNLIAYTEANAQTNAASSIPDRTGATVFNNVQIQLANPTGTTIKVGQPEASQAAQDTTITNNKATLQYLARYIKTGSSAISAGKLVSYVQYSIVYP
- a CDS encoding fimbrial family protein, giving the protein MAALCIAPAAQAVDGTITITGEITDQTCKIDSKDPPHDLVVTLPRIGPLALKEINSTAGATPFAIRISDCPDSLSGTVNAYFEPGATTDYGTGNLMAYNEVLPTGIPSSIPDRSQAILFNNVQIQLTNLNGSVIKLGQPVQEQNAQSVPLSGNTTKTATLRYLARYIRTTANPLHAGKLLTFVQYSVVYP